The proteins below come from a single Burkholderia sp. PAMC 26561 genomic window:
- a CDS encoding AraC family transcriptional regulator — MKTDGVPISPALIARLNTLGVDVARTFRAAGIAWPPPANAEPPRLRVTTQKYFALWEAIAQVSRDPAIGLRIGEQTSHGQLDIMSLAALHSANFRDALAKLGRYKRLSCPEEVIVDINGAEASVAFRWLLADGNLPDLLADAMFASALAMARRGSGIEIKPRRVELTRRASNRTMFARHYGCEIVFDAPQDVIVFDTAALALPFVTHNADLLAAVLPQLDAGIAELSRTQTFSDQVEAVIARSMRGQRPSVDALAHEMGISSRTLQRRLAVDGTTYQQLLDRVRNRIARRLLGSTDLGAGEIAWFLGFEEVNSFSRAFNQWEGVTPQRWRVGSDSRPATA, encoded by the coding sequence ATGAAAACAGACGGCGTTCCCATCAGTCCCGCGCTGATCGCCCGGCTCAACACGCTGGGCGTGGACGTCGCGCGCACTTTCCGTGCGGCCGGCATTGCGTGGCCGCCGCCAGCCAACGCCGAGCCGCCGCGGCTGCGCGTCACGACGCAGAAGTACTTCGCGTTGTGGGAAGCCATTGCGCAGGTGAGCCGCGATCCGGCGATCGGCTTGCGCATCGGCGAGCAAACTTCGCACGGGCAGCTCGACATCATGTCGCTCGCCGCGCTGCATTCCGCGAATTTCCGCGATGCCCTCGCCAAGCTCGGCCGCTACAAGCGGCTAAGCTGTCCGGAAGAGGTCATCGTCGATATCAACGGCGCCGAAGCGTCGGTTGCATTCCGCTGGCTTCTCGCCGATGGCAACCTCCCCGATCTTCTTGCCGACGCAATGTTTGCATCTGCGCTGGCGATGGCCCGGCGCGGTTCGGGCATCGAGATCAAGCCGCGCCGCGTGGAACTGACGCGCCGGGCGTCGAACCGGACGATGTTCGCGCGCCATTACGGTTGCGAGATCGTCTTCGACGCGCCACAAGACGTGATCGTCTTCGATACCGCCGCGCTCGCGCTGCCCTTCGTCACGCATAACGCGGATTTGCTGGCGGCCGTTTTACCTCAGCTCGATGCCGGTATCGCCGAACTCAGCCGTACGCAGACCTTCTCAGATCAGGTCGAGGCGGTAATTGCGCGGAGCATGCGCGGGCAACGGCCAAGCGTCGATGCACTCGCGCATGAAATGGGCATCAGTTCGAGGACGCTGCAAAGAAGACTCGCCGTCGATGGCACGACTTACCAGCAATTGCTGGATCGGGTGCGCAACCGGATTGCGCGCAGGCTGCTTGGGAGCACGGACCTCGGCGCGGGAGAAATCGCTTGGTTCCTCGGTTTCGAGGAGGTCAACTCGTTTTCGCGTGCGTTCAACCAATGGGAAGGGGTGACGCCGCAAAGGTGGCGGGTCGGATCGGATAGCCGACCGGCCACTGCTTAG
- a CDS encoding oxidoreductase, with product MSSVWLITGSSRGIGHELAKAVLAAGHLLVATARRPEDLHALVEQYGERVRAVALDVTDPASARAAVQEAVSAFGRLDVVVNNAGYGNIASIEEGDDADFRAQMETNFYGVANVTRAALPVLRAQRSGHIIQVSSIGGRVGSPGLAAYQSAKWAVEGFSEVLAKEVAPLGIKVTIVEPGGFRTDWAGSSMTIHAPGPDYAQSIAPLLEYRNSHKPVGDPAKAAQAILSIAEVDEPPLRLLLGSDAVHIAGQLHEARGAMDAQWRDLSMSTDADDATGWRGLIDKLDIVKQKATD from the coding sequence ATGTCGTCAGTCTGGCTTATCACCGGCAGTTCGCGTGGCATCGGCCACGAGTTGGCAAAAGCAGTTCTCGCGGCGGGGCATCTTCTGGTCGCGACCGCGCGTCGTCCTGAGGACCTTCACGCGCTCGTCGAGCAATACGGCGAGCGCGTGCGCGCCGTCGCACTCGATGTCACCGATCCCGCGTCGGCACGCGCCGCCGTGCAGGAAGCCGTCAGCGCGTTCGGCCGTCTCGATGTGGTCGTGAACAACGCGGGCTACGGCAACATTGCATCGATCGAAGAAGGTGACGACGCCGATTTCCGCGCGCAAATGGAAACCAATTTCTACGGCGTCGCGAACGTCACGCGAGCGGCGCTGCCGGTCCTTCGCGCACAGCGCAGCGGGCACATCATCCAGGTTTCATCGATAGGCGGACGTGTCGGTTCGCCAGGCCTGGCCGCTTATCAATCGGCTAAATGGGCGGTCGAGGGCTTTTCCGAAGTGCTCGCGAAGGAAGTCGCGCCGCTCGGGATCAAGGTGACGATTGTCGAGCCGGGCGGTTTCCGCACGGACTGGGCGGGTTCCTCGATGACCATCCACGCTCCCGGTCCCGACTATGCGCAGAGCATCGCGCCTTTGCTGGAGTACCGGAATTCGCACAAGCCCGTCGGCGATCCGGCGAAAGCCGCGCAGGCGATCCTGAGCATCGCGGAAGTGGACGAACCGCCGCTGCGTCTGCTTTTGGGCAGCGACGCCGTGCATATCGCGGGACAATTGCACGAGGCGCGCGGCGCGATGGACGCGCAATGGCGCGACTTGAGCATGTCCACCGATGCCGACGATGCAACCGGCTGGCGCGGTCTTATCGATAAACTCGATATCGTGAAGCAGAAAGCGACCGACTAA
- a CDS encoding aldo/keto reductase: MEQRQLGKTGPQVSALGLGCMGMSGMYGPSERGESIATIHAALDAGINLIDTGDFYGSGHNEALIGEALKGTKREAAVVSVKFGALRDPAGGWAGYDARPAAIKNFLAYSLQRLGLDYIDIYRPARLDPNVPIEESIGGIADLVKAGYVRHIGLSEVGSDTIRRAATVHPIADLQIEYSLLSRGIEDNILDTCRTLGVGVTAYGVLSRGLISGHWMPAQNLAGSDFRAHSPRFQGENAERNLKLVDALRRIAQAKGVSVAQIAIAWVAAQGKDIVPLIGARRRERLTEALGALDVTLSADDLAAIEQAVPKGAAAGDRYAAAQMAHLDSEKGHG, from the coding sequence ATGGAACAGCGTCAACTCGGAAAAACAGGACCGCAAGTGTCCGCCCTCGGACTCGGCTGCATGGGCATGTCCGGCATGTACGGGCCGTCGGAGCGCGGCGAAAGCATCGCCACGATCCACGCGGCGCTCGACGCGGGCATCAACCTCATCGATACCGGCGATTTCTATGGCAGCGGCCATAACGAAGCGCTGATCGGCGAAGCGTTAAAGGGTACGAAACGCGAGGCCGCCGTCGTCAGCGTCAAGTTCGGCGCGTTGCGCGACCCGGCGGGAGGCTGGGCAGGTTACGACGCACGGCCTGCAGCCATCAAGAATTTCCTTGCGTATTCGCTGCAGCGACTGGGGCTTGATTACATCGATATCTATCGTCCTGCGCGGCTCGACCCGAACGTGCCTATCGAGGAAAGCATCGGCGGGATTGCGGATCTGGTGAAGGCGGGGTATGTGCGGCACATCGGGCTGTCGGAAGTCGGCTCGGACACCATCCGCCGCGCCGCAACCGTGCATCCGATCGCCGATTTGCAGATCGAGTATTCGCTGCTTTCGCGCGGTATCGAAGACAATATTCTCGATACTTGCCGCACGCTTGGCGTCGGCGTGACGGCGTATGGCGTGTTGTCACGCGGGCTGATCAGCGGGCACTGGATGCCCGCGCAGAATCTGGCGGGCAGCGATTTCCGCGCGCATAGTCCGCGCTTCCAGGGTGAAAACGCCGAGCGCAATCTGAAGCTCGTCGATGCCCTGCGGCGAATCGCACAAGCGAAGGGCGTGTCCGTGGCGCAGATCGCGATTGCATGGGTCGCGGCGCAGGGCAAGGACATCGTGCCGCTGATCGGAGCGCGTCGGCGCGAGCGCCTGACCGAAGCACTGGGCGCGCTCGACGTCACGCTTTCGGCCGATGACCTCGCCGCAATCGAACAGGCCGTTCCGAAGGGTGCAGCAGCGGGCGACCGGTATGCCGCAGCGCAAATGGCGCATCTGGACAGCGAGAAGGGCCACGGCTGA
- a CDS encoding LysR family transcriptional regulator has translation MDDPDLSDLTAFMAVTQVRSFRAAARVRGVSASALSEAIRRLEARLGVRLLNRTTRSVTVTEAGQRLLERLGPALGEIAGALDAVNSFRDSPTGTLRLNVPTIVAMHVLPPIVTRFLAAHPGIRLEVVSNDTFIDVLAAGFDAGIRYDERLERDMIAVPIGPRTQHFVAAGSPAYFERHGLPGHPRDLLDHACIGHRFASGVLAAWNFVRGDEQVRFTPQGPLVATTLALEVAAATAGLGMIYTFDEFLRPQIDSGALVPVLHEWWEHFSGPFLYYPSRTHMPAPLRAFIDFVKEE, from the coding sequence ATGGACGATCCCGATCTCTCCGATCTCACCGCCTTCATGGCCGTCACTCAAGTACGCAGCTTCCGCGCGGCGGCGCGTGTGCGCGGCGTGTCCGCATCGGCATTGAGCGAGGCGATCCGGCGTCTTGAAGCGCGTCTCGGGGTCCGTTTGCTGAACCGGACCACGCGCAGCGTCACCGTGACGGAAGCGGGCCAGCGGTTGCTGGAACGCCTCGGGCCGGCGCTCGGCGAGATTGCCGGCGCGCTGGACGCGGTCAACAGTTTTCGGGACAGCCCGACCGGGACATTGCGCCTGAATGTCCCGACCATCGTTGCGATGCATGTCTTGCCGCCGATCGTCACGCGCTTTCTGGCCGCGCATCCAGGTATCAGGCTGGAGGTGGTATCGAACGATACGTTTATCGATGTGCTCGCAGCCGGTTTTGATGCCGGCATTCGCTACGACGAACGTCTGGAGCGCGACATGATCGCGGTGCCAATCGGCCCGCGCACGCAGCATTTCGTGGCGGCGGGTTCGCCCGCGTATTTCGAGAGACATGGCCTGCCCGGGCATCCGCGTGACTTGCTGGACCATGCGTGCATTGGCCACAGGTTTGCGAGCGGCGTGCTGGCAGCGTGGAATTTTGTGCGCGGCGACGAACAGGTTCGATTCACGCCGCAAGGACCGCTGGTGGCAACGACGTTGGCACTTGAAGTGGCCGCGGCGACCGCCGGCCTGGGCATGATCTATACCTTCGATGAATTCCTGCGTCCGCAAATCGACAGCGGCGCGCTCGTGCCGGTGCTCCACGAGTGGTGGGAGCACTTTTCAGGGCCGTTCCTGTACTACCCGAGCCGCACGCACATGCCCGCGCCGTTGCGTGCGTTCATCGATTTCGTGAAGGAAGAGTGA
- the ltaE gene encoding low-specificity L-threonine aldolase yields the protein MRTPIKHDFRSDTVTRPGPAMRAAMASAEVGDDVFRDDPTVTRLEETLAERFGKDAGVFLTSGTQSNLVALMAHCGRGDEFIVGQQAHAYKWEGGGAAVLGSIQPQPLNNQPDGSLALQDIEEAIKPDDSHFARTRLLALENTIGGKVLSHEYMEAATALARRHGLATHLDGARIFNAATALKTPVATLARPFDTVSVCLSKGLGTPVGSVLVGSAPLIAKARRTRKMLGGGLRQVGILAAAGLYALEHNVERLADDHANAKALAEGLASFSQLKVTMPDTNIVFVEVDGAIAEGFSAHLASHGIGITSAYGATKQRWVTHLDVDRAAVEDALSAAKSFFANR from the coding sequence ATGCGTACCCCGATCAAGCACGACTTCCGCAGCGACACCGTTACGCGACCCGGCCCGGCGATGCGCGCCGCGATGGCATCGGCGGAAGTGGGCGACGACGTCTTTCGCGATGACCCTACCGTCACCCGCCTGGAAGAAACGCTCGCAGAACGCTTTGGCAAGGACGCCGGGGTTTTCCTGACATCGGGTACGCAATCGAATCTGGTCGCGCTGATGGCGCATTGCGGACGGGGCGATGAGTTCATCGTGGGCCAGCAGGCCCATGCGTACAAATGGGAAGGCGGCGGCGCGGCCGTTCTCGGCAGCATTCAGCCGCAGCCCTTGAACAATCAGCCCGATGGTTCGCTCGCGCTGCAGGATATCGAAGAAGCGATCAAGCCCGACGATTCGCATTTCGCGCGAACGCGGCTTCTCGCGCTGGAAAACACGATCGGCGGCAAGGTCCTCTCGCATGAATACATGGAGGCGGCGACAGCGCTTGCGCGCCGCCACGGGCTGGCTACCCATCTCGATGGCGCGCGCATTTTCAACGCGGCCACGGCGCTGAAGACACCTGTCGCGACCCTCGCGCGTCCATTCGATACGGTGTCCGTGTGTTTGTCGAAGGGATTGGGTACACCGGTCGGCTCGGTGCTGGTCGGCAGTGCGCCGCTGATTGCGAAGGCGCGGCGTACGCGCAAGATGCTGGGCGGCGGTTTGCGGCAAGTCGGGATTCTCGCGGCGGCGGGCCTCTACGCGCTCGAACACAACGTGGAGCGTCTCGCCGATGACCACGCGAACGCGAAGGCCCTGGCCGAAGGCCTCGCATCGTTCAGCCAGCTCAAGGTCACGATGCCGGATACCAACATCGTCTTTGTCGAGGTGGACGGCGCGATTGCCGAGGGATTCTCGGCGCATCTCGCGTCGCACGGAATTGGCATTACGTCGGCCTATGGCGCGACCAAACAGCGCTGGGTCACGCATCTGGATGTGGACCGGGCTGCAGTCGAAGACGCATTGAGCGCTGCAAAGTCGTTCTTCGCCAACCGATAG
- a CDS encoding AAA family ATPase: MNAPDPQLQDDPYIGRYERSAGHGAEWWHVTLSDRPQMYRIEHGRDEAPANIDTVVDLENLKSKLQKWHREGFLRPGDKEAPVAGERRNGFLKDLKRAASGKAVLATLSQPDHATTLIGTVEMPLGHAGPLVPRLNPAYLFPGRFADILQDIVENRRVMLIGHTGAGKTSLIEQVAARSQHGVLRANMNGQTTIGDFVGFWTVKGGETLWVDGVLPTAMREGLWLVVDEIDFAEPSILAVLTAVLEPHGRLLLKEKGNELVAPHASFRLFATANAVGAMSVYRHLYQGANLMNEAFLDRWRVYLMDYLSPKEEAEVLMRTLGARITPPMANTLAAIAADCRAAFAREDLASAFSTRRLLDWADLMLRSGDPERAAGPAIYAKVSAEDAALIRSIIRHHIAFDD, translated from the coding sequence ATGAACGCGCCCGACCCGCAATTGCAAGACGATCCCTACATCGGCCGCTATGAACGCTCCGCCGGACATGGCGCCGAATGGTGGCACGTGACGCTCTCCGACAGGCCCCAGATGTACCGGATCGAACATGGGCGCGACGAGGCGCCGGCGAATATCGATACCGTCGTCGATCTTGAAAACCTGAAATCGAAGCTGCAAAAGTGGCATCGCGAAGGTTTTCTGCGTCCCGGCGACAAAGAAGCGCCAGTTGCCGGCGAAAGACGCAACGGCTTTCTCAAGGACCTCAAGCGCGCAGCATCGGGCAAAGCAGTGCTCGCCACGCTTTCTCAGCCGGACCATGCCACTACTTTGATCGGCACAGTCGAAATGCCGCTCGGCCACGCCGGTCCGCTCGTGCCGCGCCTGAATCCCGCCTACCTCTTCCCCGGGCGCTTCGCCGACATCCTTCAGGACATCGTCGAAAACCGGCGTGTGATGCTGATCGGGCATACCGGCGCGGGCAAAACCAGCCTGATCGAACAGGTGGCCGCGCGCTCGCAACACGGCGTGCTGCGGGCGAATATGAACGGGCAGACGACCATCGGCGATTTCGTGGGGTTCTGGACCGTGAAAGGCGGCGAAACCCTGTGGGTGGACGGCGTGTTGCCGACCGCGATGCGCGAAGGCCTCTGGCTCGTGGTCGATGAAATCGACTTTGCCGAGCCATCGATCCTCGCCGTGCTGACCGCCGTGCTCGAACCGCACGGACGCTTGCTGCTGAAGGAAAAAGGCAACGAGCTGGTCGCGCCGCATGCGTCCTTCCGGTTGTTCGCGACCGCGAACGCCGTTGGTGCGATGAGCGTTTATCGTCATCTGTACCAGGGCGCAAACCTGATGAACGAAGCCTTTCTCGACCGATGGCGCGTGTATCTGATGGATTACTTGTCGCCAAAAGAGGAAGCCGAGGTGCTGATGCGCACGCTCGGCGCGCGCATCACGCCGCCGATGGCAAACACGCTCGCCGCGATTGCCGCCGATTGCCGCGCGGCCTTCGCCCGGGAAGATCTGGCGAGCGCGTTTTCGACGCGCCGTTTGCTCGACTGGGCCGACCTCATGCTTCGTTCGGGCGATCCGGAGCGCGCCGCCGGCCCTGCGATCTACGCAAAAGTGAGCGCGGAGGACGCTGCGCTGATACGCAGCATCATCCGGCATCACATCGCGTTTGACGATTGA
- a CDS encoding cobaltochelatase CobT-related protein translates to MSRAQLTPDTLSRLARVLTGRYGVTVSFDARGPRVERERIVLAEPAPDSPDADALTGQLDLLAARWKFSVIDEIDALPSGPARQLAEVIEDRRVCERLFADYPGARGYIERLRAQKAHATHQKWSTLSWRDKLIWLVEGALWGETPAVTERTPALLATLGAVTDALETARKSRSTRESIANAHALVARIRSLGAGDVNTMMFTADADDTLDAEQAASDPDAAPENETPDAASADAMTSAPSASDAAAQASEAQSPAAPMSLDNIDLIDGRPRLSIPLTTAFDVITDLTGRGDPAAWRNLRALARAETAPLTARLERALKADEQTHWKREQERGEIDRPALAKLVVSPGYRTPFRVKRTTEGRDAAVTLLIDLSGSMAGKKMDLARLCAAALCDALMQLSFKCEVLGYSSVESTEMQAYYQQMLGEGEDLTRYNRKLERLDLRIYKRFGSSNPTGLSTIDCSHENPDGEALVWAAGRLLAQRAGRRILMVLSDGYPATGDGHPVILRTDLRARIGEITASGIELVGIGLLDDAVEKFYAHNIVVQKLVELPTMAFAILSKLLLSRRG, encoded by the coding sequence GTGAGCCGCGCCCAACTCACGCCTGACACGCTAAGCCGGCTCGCGCGGGTCCTGACGGGCCGCTATGGCGTGACCGTCTCCTTCGATGCACGCGGCCCGCGTGTCGAACGCGAGCGCATCGTGCTTGCGGAACCCGCGCCGGATTCACCGGACGCGGACGCCCTCACCGGCCAGCTCGATCTGCTCGCGGCGCGCTGGAAGTTTTCCGTCATCGATGAGATCGACGCGCTGCCTTCAGGTCCGGCGCGGCAACTTGCCGAGGTCATAGAAGACCGGCGTGTGTGCGAGCGTTTGTTCGCCGACTATCCGGGTGCCCGTGGATATATCGAAAGGCTGCGCGCGCAGAAGGCGCATGCCACGCACCAGAAATGGTCCACGCTTTCATGGCGCGACAAGCTGATCTGGCTTGTCGAAGGCGCGCTGTGGGGCGAAACGCCCGCCGTCACGGAACGCACGCCCGCGCTTCTGGCCACGCTCGGCGCTGTGACCGATGCACTGGAAACTGCGCGCAAGAGCCGGTCGACGCGCGAAAGCATCGCGAATGCGCACGCGCTCGTGGCGCGGATCAGATCGCTCGGCGCGGGCGACGTCAATACGATGATGTTCACCGCCGACGCCGATGACACGCTCGACGCAGAGCAAGCCGCGAGCGATCCGGACGCCGCACCGGAAAACGAAACGCCGGATGCAGCTTCAGCCGATGCCATGACCAGCGCGCCATCGGCGTCGGACGCCGCTGCGCAGGCTTCCGAAGCACAATCGCCCGCGGCACCCATGTCGCTGGACAATATAGATCTGATCGACGGCCGCCCGCGCCTCTCGATCCCGCTCACCACCGCATTCGACGTCATCACCGACCTGACGGGCCGAGGCGACCCTGCGGCATGGCGAAACCTCCGCGCACTCGCCCGCGCGGAAACCGCTCCGCTGACCGCACGCCTTGAGCGGGCGCTCAAAGCCGACGAACAGACGCATTGGAAACGCGAGCAGGAACGCGGCGAAATCGACCGGCCGGCGCTGGCGAAGCTCGTGGTGTCGCCGGGTTATCGCACGCCGTTTCGTGTCAAACGCACGACCGAAGGGCGCGACGCGGCAGTGACTCTGCTCATCGACCTCAGCGGGTCCATGGCCGGAAAAAAGATGGATCTGGCGCGCCTGTGTGCAGCGGCGCTGTGCGATGCGCTGATGCAGTTGTCGTTCAAATGCGAAGTGCTGGGGTATAGCTCCGTAGAGTCCACGGAGATGCAAGCGTATTACCAACAGATGCTCGGAGAAGGCGAAGATCTAACTCGATACAACCGCAAGCTCGAACGCCTGGACCTGAGGATCTACAAGCGGTTTGGATCGAGCAATCCCACCGGCCTGAGCACAATCGACTGCAGCCACGAGAATCCCGACGGCGAAGCGCTGGTCTGGGCGGCCGGCCGGCTTTTGGCGCAGCGGGCAGGACGCCGCATCCTGATGGTGCTGTCCGATGGTTACCCCGCCACCGGCGACGGCCATCCGGTCATCTTGCGAACTGATTTGCGGGCGCGGATCGGTGAAATCACGGCTTCGGGAATCGAACTCGTTGGCATCGGCTTGCTCGATGACGCCGTAGAAAAGTTTTATGCGCATAACATCGTCGTGCAAAAACTCGTTGAGCTTCCAACCATGGCGTTCGCGATTTTGAGCAAACTCCTGCTATCGAGGCGCGGGTAA
- a CDS encoding MarR family winged helix-turn-helix transcriptional regulator has translation MPTIDVLRQSVSSALVIASRQWRRTSHSVIAAYNVSEACATPLLIAGRLDAPVRQVALAEMTGIEGPSLVRLLDQLCAASLVRREEDPDDRRAKIISLTDEGRTVTAKIEKELIGLRADVLQNVTQEDLEATLRVFAAFKLGAAMPASQASSKSHPAGTDTEEGV, from the coding sequence ATGCCGACAATCGACGTACTCCGACAATCCGTAAGCAGCGCGCTTGTGATCGCCTCCCGCCAGTGGCGGCGAACCAGTCATAGCGTGATCGCCGCCTACAACGTCTCCGAAGCCTGCGCTACCCCGCTGCTTATCGCGGGGCGGCTCGACGCGCCCGTTCGGCAGGTGGCGCTGGCGGAAATGACGGGGATCGAAGGCCCGTCGCTCGTGCGTCTGCTCGATCAACTGTGCGCCGCCAGTCTCGTGCGCCGTGAAGAAGATCCCGACGACCGGCGCGCCAAGATCATTTCTCTCACCGACGAAGGCCGCACCGTAACAGCCAAAATCGAGAAAGAACTGATCGGCCTGCGCGCCGATGTGTTGCAAAACGTCACCCAAGAAGACCTGGAAGCCACCCTGCGCGTATTCGCCGCGTTTAAACTGGGTGCGGCGATGCCCGCGTCCCAGGCATCGTCGAAATCCCATCCGGCCGGCACCGATACGGAAGAAGGCGTCTAG
- a CDS encoding FUSC family protein produces the protein MTYPTSREWLFSVKTFIASMLALYIGLKLELPRPYWAMATVYIVSNPFVGATRSKALYRALGTMIGAAAAVLFVPPFVESPYIFSAVVAIWTGTLLFLAISDRTARSYVFMLAGYTMPLIALPSVMNPAGIFDLAVSRTEEIVLGIVCASVVGGALFPSRLAPTLIERTDAWFRDAAFYTKETLSGRLSGQTIAACRQRMALTVNQLEFLLSQLAYDHSRPDVLARAQALRGRMQLLLPIMSAIGDPLAALFSGQQPPPDGLKPLLDDIVKWFDEPLDAKSGSADADANADALRARIASLQPDADGLRTWDGALLSSTLWRLKQLVDVWQDCRSLRVIITNEQGSWRPRYRHWRLGGTQQYFDRGMLMFSAGSAMLAIFVSMSIWIASGWNDGAGAVTLAAVACCFFAALDEPAPQVFSFFIYTCLAVVLAGLYLFVILPTVHDFPMLVIMFAVPFILIGTLIPRPQFNLATMLTAVNTATFISIQGTYDANFLTFMNSNLAGPAGLLFAFVWTRVTRPFGAELAASRLIRSSWRDVVLSASTRPVDDQKNLTARMIDRLMQIIPRLAATDERRHPSIESFRDLRIAFNALDLRRLRRRLGEAELASVDSVLEGVRAYFQYNVERGSRQPVPQSLETAIDTALTRITRRGGAVHAEANAEAAASQTQAPAPGRQVRDALHALVGMRLSLFPETVASALPPEPEAAA, from the coding sequence ATGACGTACCCCACTTCGCGCGAATGGCTGTTTTCGGTCAAGACCTTCATTGCTTCCATGCTGGCGCTTTACATCGGCCTCAAGCTGGAATTGCCGCGTCCGTACTGGGCAATGGCGACCGTGTATATCGTCTCGAATCCGTTTGTGGGCGCAACCCGCTCGAAGGCTTTGTATCGCGCGCTGGGAACCATGATCGGCGCGGCGGCGGCTGTGCTGTTCGTGCCGCCATTCGTGGAATCGCCGTACATTTTCAGCGCCGTCGTTGCAATCTGGACGGGCACGCTGCTGTTTCTCGCCATATCCGACCGCACCGCGCGCAGCTACGTCTTCATGCTGGCGGGGTACACCATGCCGCTGATCGCCCTGCCCTCCGTCATGAACCCGGCCGGCATCTTCGATCTCGCCGTTTCACGGACCGAGGAAATCGTGCTCGGCATCGTGTGCGCGAGCGTGGTCGGCGGCGCGTTGTTCCCAAGCCGTCTTGCGCCCACGCTGATCGAACGTACCGACGCCTGGTTCCGCGACGCCGCGTTCTACACGAAGGAAACGCTTTCCGGCCGGCTCTCCGGTCAAACCATTGCGGCATGCCGCCAGCGGATGGCCTTGACAGTCAATCAGCTTGAGTTCCTGCTGAGCCAGCTTGCCTACGACCATAGCCGGCCCGACGTCCTTGCTCGCGCGCAAGCGCTGCGCGGACGGATGCAATTGCTGCTGCCGATCATGTCGGCTATCGGCGATCCGCTCGCGGCGTTGTTCAGCGGCCAGCAGCCACCGCCGGACGGTCTCAAGCCGCTTCTCGACGATATCGTCAAGTGGTTCGACGAACCCCTCGATGCAAAATCGGGGTCTGCTGATGCCGATGCCAACGCCGACGCATTGCGTGCCCGTATCGCAAGCCTGCAACCCGACGCCGACGGCCTGCGCACGTGGGACGGCGCGCTGCTCTCGAGCACGCTCTGGCGGCTGAAACAGCTCGTGGATGTCTGGCAGGACTGCCGCTCGCTGCGCGTGATCATCACCAACGAGCAAGGATCGTGGCGGCCGCGTTATCGACACTGGCGGCTCGGCGGCACGCAGCAATATTTCGATCGCGGCATGCTGATGTTTTCGGCGGGCTCGGCCATGCTCGCCATCTTCGTTTCCATGAGCATCTGGATTGCGTCCGGCTGGAACGACGGCGCGGGCGCCGTGACGCTGGCGGCGGTCGCGTGCTGCTTTTTCGCCGCGCTCGACGAACCCGCGCCGCAAGTGTTCTCGTTTTTCATCTATACATGTCTTGCCGTGGTGCTGGCCGGGTTATATCTCTTCGTGATTTTGCCGACCGTGCACGACTTCCCGATGCTCGTGATCATGTTCGCAGTGCCGTTCATCTTGATCGGCACGCTGATCCCGCGTCCGCAGTTCAACCTCGCGACCATGCTGACGGCCGTGAACACGGCGACGTTCATCAGCATCCAGGGCACCTACGACGCCAATTTCCTGACCTTCATGAACAGCAACCTCGCGGGTCCGGCCGGGCTGCTGTTCGCGTTCGTGTGGACGCGTGTGACGCGGCCCTTCGGCGCGGAACTGGCGGCTTCGCGACTGATCCGGTCGAGCTGGCGCGACGTGGTGCTAAGCGCATCGACCCGTCCCGTCGATGACCAGAAAAACCTGACGGCCCGCATGATCGACCGTTTGATGCAGATCATTCCGCGCCTGGCCGCCACCGACGAACGCCGTCATCCGTCCATCGAAAGTTTTCGGGACCTGCGCATTGCGTTCAACGCGCTCGATCTGCGGCGCCTGCGGCGCAGGCTCGGCGAAGCGGAACTGGCGTCGGTGGACAGCGTGCTCGAAGGCGTGCGCGCTTACTTCCAGTACAACGTCGAGCGTGGATCTCGGCAACCGGTACCGCAAAGCCTGGAAACGGCCATCGATACCGCCCTCACGCGCATCACGCGCCGCGGCGGCGCGGTCCATGCCGAAGCCAATGCCGAAGCTGCAGCCTCGCAGACCCAGGCGCCCGCGCCCGGCCGGCAGGTACGCGATGCGCTGCATGCGCTCGTCGGCATGCGTTTGTCGCTGTTTCCGGAAACCGTCGCGTCCGCGCTGCCGCCAGAACCCGAGGCCGCAGCATGA
- a CDS encoding DUF1656 domain-containing protein has product MIGEIDIYGVFLPAVLILMLVSYLLCLVLTRVFARVGLYRFVWHRSIFDLAIYVIVLGIVVIVSHRLLP; this is encoded by the coding sequence ATGATCGGCGAAATCGATATCTACGGCGTGTTCCTGCCGGCCGTGCTGATCCTGATGCTGGTCTCGTACCTGCTCTGCCTCGTACTCACGCGCGTGTTCGCGCGCGTGGGGCTGTACCGTTTCGTCTGGCATCGTTCCATTTTCGACCTCGCGATCTACGTGATCGTGCTTGGCATCGTGGTCATTGTTTCGCATCGGCTATTACCGTGA